CTGTGGTAACTATTGAAGATGTCAAGGCGCAGAAGCAAATGAAAATTCAAATTGTTTTACCATCGTCTGCAGATTTAAAACAATCTAAAATTTCAATTTTAGCACCTTTAAGTGTTGCGATTATTGGTTTTAAAGAAAATGATGAAGTTGATTGGGAATTACCTGCCGGCATCAAGACTTTAAAAATAATAGCAGTAGACAATTCGGCTGTACATCATTCTTAACTTTTTTAAACACCTCATATTGTGAAGGTGTTTTTTTATATCTGTCTGAAAACAAAAAAACTATTCAATAAAAATTACTGAATAGTTTCGTTATCTTCTTCAAAACGCCAATTATTACAATTGCGAATGAATATAATTCGTTATTGAAGCCATACTAGGATCATCCAACTTCGCTTTTTTCTGCATACGAACTAAAATTGGCTGCCACTCTTCTTTTGTAAATTTTG
The sequence above is drawn from the Flavobacterium sp. N2038 genome and encodes:
- a CDS encoding GreA/GreB family elongation factor; this translates as MNPTPTFCKSDYQFLRELILKSKNSTNTKEANQLSQELDRAVISKESELDHSVIRINSVVTIEDVKAQKQMKIQIVLPSSADLKQSKISILAPLSVAIIGFKENDEVDWELPAGIKTLKIIAVDNSAVHHS